The Zonotrichia leucophrys gambelii isolate GWCS_2022_RI chromosome 23, RI_Zleu_2.0, whole genome shotgun sequence genome includes a region encoding these proteins:
- the LOC135457305 gene encoding cbp/p300-interacting transactivator 3 → MAEHMMMPMSHGGAGLQGYRMGVSGLQGPPQHGQHVLRTLPSAAQMMPYGGAGMDGAMRPRASLSGQMGHHQMQNAMMFNGPGQQQQYMGPVGTQQLMASMHLQKLNTQYQGHPLGMSNGPMGAGGQQYRVGPGQHPGMQHMPSPALTLNVMDTDLIDEEVLTSLVLELGLDRIQELPELFLGQNEFDFISDFVSKQQPSAISC, encoded by the coding sequence ATGGCCGAGCATATGATGATGCCGATGAGCCACGGCGGCGCCGGGCTGCAGGGCTACCGCATGGGGGTGAGCGGGCTGCAGGGACCCCCGCAGCACGGGCAGCATGTGCTCAGGACGCTGCCCAGCGCCGCTCAGATGATGCCCTACGGAGGGGCTGGCATGGACGGGGCCATGAGGCCGAGGGCCAGCCTCAGCGGACAGATGGGCCACCACCAGATGCAGAACGCGATGATGTTCAATGGgccgggccagcagcagcagtacaTGGGGCCGGTGGGCACGCAGCAGCTCATGGCCAGCATGCACCTACAAAAACTCAACACCCAGTACCAGGGGCACCCGCTGGGCATGAGCAACGGGCCCATGGGAGCGGGTGGCCAGCAGTACAGAGTGGGGCCGGGCCAGCACCCGGGCATGCAGCACATGCCCTCACCGGCGCTGACATTGAATGTTATGGACACTGATCTTATAGACGAGGAGGTCTTGACATCCCTTGTCCTGGAACTGGGCTTGGACCGGATTCAGGAGCTGCCAGAGTTATTCTTGGGACAGAACGAGTTCGACTTCATTTCAGACTTTGTTAGCAAACAGCAACCCAGTGCCATCAGCTGCTGA